In Humulus lupulus chromosome 7, drHumLupu1.1, whole genome shotgun sequence, the following are encoded in one genomic region:
- the LOC133791057 gene encoding CLAVATA3/ESR (CLE)-related protein 46 → MHKLMFSMGRVRALIQLFLACILLAATQCHHSTITVQAIESVHFRIKPAQPNSRSGTRFGPPARVNGEKFHKRPSGPNPVGNRRPPSRQ, encoded by the exons ATGCACAAGCTCATGTTCAGCATGGGAAGAGTACGCGCTCTCATCCAACTTTTCTTGGCATGCATCCTGCTCGCAGCTACTCAATGCCATCATTCTACCATTACTGTTCAAGCTATTGAATCAG TTCACTTCAGAATCAAACCTGCACAACCCAACTCAAGGTCTGGCACCAGATTTGGACCACCTGCTAGG GTCAATGGAGAGAAGTTTCATAAAAGACCATCAGGACCTAACCCAGTCGGGAATCGTCGTCCGCCATCCAGACAATGA
- the LOC133791056 gene encoding inner membrane protein PPF-1, chloroplastic codes for MAKILISSPPPLFGTPLLSLSRNGTCCLPHRKLLAARVRVSLNEIPPIHAFDSTIDFSIIATRAESLLYTLADAAVAGDAASGATDAAAAQKNGGWFGFISEGMEFVLKILKDGLSAVHVPYAYGFAIILLTVIVKVATLPLTKQQVESTLAMQNLQPKLKAIQERYKGNQERIQLETSRLYRQAGVNPLAGCLPTLATIPVWIGLYQALSNVANEGLLTEGFFWIPSLGGPTTIAARQSGSGISWLIPFVDGHPPLGWHDTAAYLVLPVLLVASQYVSMEIMKPPQTNDPAQKNTLLVFKFLPLMIGYFSLSVPSGLSIYWFTNNVLSTAQQVWLRKLGGAKPVVSENASGIITAGRAKRSGSLPDRSGDRFKQLKDEDKKKKLNKALPAEDVQTPALTYDSEDGSEEENSDKGDREEAYASNVGKEVPDNSRPRRSKRSKRKRAV; via the exons ATGGCGAAAATTCTAATCTCTTCGCCTCCACCGTTATTCGGCACGCcacttctttctctctctcgcaACGGCACTTGTTGCCTCCCCCACCGTAAGCTCTTAGCGGCAAGAGTCAGAGTTAGCCTCAATGAAATTCCTCCTATTCAtgccttcgattccaccatcgaTTTCAGCATTATTGCTACACGAGCTGAGAGCCTGCTTTACACTCTCGCCGACGCTGCCGTGGCTGGGGACGCGGCATCCGGTGCCACCGACGCTGCCGCGGCTCAGAAGAATGGCGGCTGGTTTGGATTCATATCCGAAGGCATGGAATTCGTTCTCAAG ATTTTGAAGGATGGACTTTCAGCTGTTCATGTGCCATATGCGTATGGATTTGCTATTATATTGCTGACTGTTATTGTAAAAGTTGCCACACTTCCCCTGACAAAACAACAG GTGGAATCGACGTTAGCTATGCAAAATCTTCAACCAAAGCTTAAAGCCATTCAAGAAAGATACAAAGGCAACCAA GAAAGAATACAACTCGAAACCTCACGGTTGTACAGGCAGGCTGGGGTTAACCCTTTAGCAG GTTGCTTGCCGACTTTGGCAACAATACCAGTCTGGATTGGTCTTTACCAAGCTCTTTCCAATGTAGCGAATGAG GGACTGTTGACTGAAGGTTTCTTTTGGATTCCATCATTGGGTGGCCCTACAACAATAGCTGCTAGACAGAGTGGATCCGGCATTTCTTGGCTGATTCCATTTGTG GATGGCCATCCACCACTGGGCTGGCATGACACAGCAGCATACCTAGTTTTACCAGTCCTCCTTGTTGCTTCTCAGTATGTTTCTATGGAGATCATGAAGCCTCCCCAG ACTAATGATCCAGCTCAAAAAAACACTCTACTTGTATTCAAGTTTCTTCCACTCATGATTGGTTATTTCTCCTTGTCTGTACCCTCGGGGCTATCAATTTATTG GTTCACAAACAATGTCCTCAGCACCGCACAACAGGTATGGCTCCGCAAATTAGGAGGTGCAAAGCCTGTTGTGAGTGAAAATGCAAGTGGAATTATAACAGCAGGTCGTGCAAAACGGTCAGGCTCTCTGCCAGACCGGTCGGGTGATAG ATTCAAACAATTGAAAGACGAAGACAAAAAGAAAAAACTGAACAAAGCTTTACCAGCAGAAGATGTTCAGACCCCTGCTTTGACTTATGATTCTGAGGATGGTTCAGAAGAAGAAAACAGTGACAAG GGTGACCGAGAAGAAGCTTATGCGTCCAATGTTGGCAAAGAGGTTCCTGATAATTCTCGGCCGAGGAGAAGTAAGCGGTCCAAACGAAAACGTGCTGTATAA